The segment gATGTTacgattaaaaaattatatatttttttttaaatgcagaaaatttagaaaattttagataataaaatttgtatagttataaaagtaaaattatataatatttcgaaatttaaaatttcatatttgaataaatttattttaatggtgATTTACACgagttattaacatattctacaaatttaccaaaatataaattaatattaaaagtaatatatgagttattgatatattttaaaaagatttccaaaaaaatatatcagcattaaatgtaattgtccatatcatatttaaccatatgacatgtcatcaatctaaTAGCCATGTCACAATTGTTTTTGTAAAAACGATTGTAAAGAAGACAtatggcaaaatcacttcgcaaatatagtctaggggatattatttgagaagtaagTTTCTTATGTGTCGTGCTCACGTTagctctcacgatggttgattacattgatacccttaatgaattaaaaatattacatttaaatactattatttataatttaatttcctttttaaaaatttccatataacatatatattaaaaaagaaacatttataaaccttaaaaatagatgtcgcgctcacgttaactctcacgatagttgattacattgataccattaatgaattaaaaatattacatttaaatactgttatttttttatttaatttcctttttaaaattttccacataacatatatattaaaaagaaaacaattataaactttaaaaattgaatttaaaaacgaaaatatatgtatatataatatgatttagttaaaaaaagaaatttcaaaagatagtaatattctattttaaaattatttttaaataacataaagtatacttttgaagtaataaaatacttgctttatatttattgtttcttagatgaaaaaaatatatatgtatatcatgtgatttcataaaaacaactttcagaaagataatcttgatattagaaaaagaaatattatttattttaaaacatagtttttaaacaatacaatatatatatatatatatatatattcaaagcaatagaaatattttgataatatatctaATTTcatagatgattacataaaataattaagtagcataaaatgatatatgtttaattgactaaaaatagtttataattagtattattgaaatgtttttttttttatctttcatatatttagttgactataatatctacagaaataatatctataaattatattttacttatataatatgatttctcaaatacaatcacaaatttttactgcttatttttaagggatattaaaaattatcattttaacaatagactatttttgatcaaataattacaaaatattttaaataacataacactatatactttaacgaggtagatatattatattttcattgttACAAttatgttttcctaatattaaattttattttttaatgtttttatgtttgctgagtttaatataactataatcaaaataccaaattaaatatgaattcttatttttagattaattaaaataaattttagtttacctttcaataaatctaagacataaaattatttagaatttattaaatatttttaatctattgtaaatattgatatgtgttcatgagcttccCAAATATATTAGTTACTTATATTTGTAACTTCCTATTgatcatcttttattttttaatatatatattttttaaatgaacatataatttgataaatattatgatcATACATGcatttttaaatgataataaaattaatttgatttaacttaattatatataacatattatatattaattatcaactGAATTTTTAGTAAACGGAGCCTGgatacttaattttattagtcCGACCACGtaaaccataaaaataaaataattatatttaattttgaatttgaaagaatatatttaaCTCAATATACTTACAGACTGATCaaccttatatctaaaataataagttatattaaaattaaggaagACGACAACCAacataaatgaaaataagaaaattaatcaaaattttaatatatttagaacaaaaatattatagttgaattcagagaaataaatgcaatccaatatacctaaatgataactaaatcgactctTAAAAATAGActagatataatatatctaaaattacatgtctaattaaaataatttaatattattaataaaaattatgcaTACTCttataagttaatttaaaattaaattatatataaattaattattatattatatttattttataaatatttatatccgtgcatgagcacggtaAAATCACCTAGTATAGAAATATTTGAGCTGAACTTTCCGGGTTCCAAGCCCGGCAGCGgatttattttttgtgtttcaaaaaaaaaaatatagaaatatttagtgttagaaaaaaaaagttgctcCATATTTCAATGATAAACAACGACTATACCAACTTGCAATTTCTTTCATTAGCTAAGCATGAACGACACGGATCATATATATGATTACTATATTAGCGTCTTTGCAACTTGTAATCAAATTAAGAAGCATATCTTGGTCTTTCGTCTTTATTAGGAAGTCATTTTCTTTAGTGCTTTGTTATAGTATTCTATTTCTGTGGCTAAATACTACTCCATCCGTTCTCAAAAGATCcacgttttagaaaaaaaatcattttaaaaaaatatattttatattttcaatatattgaTTAATGACAAATTGTATATTTCaaagaatataattatatttattaaaattttattggttaaaaattatgagAAATAATTCATTCATAACTACAATCTTATGTTTTTTAACAagtgtaaattttttaaaacatacgtgttttagaaacaaatgaagtaattaataaattgaCCAAATGAGAAGGAAGTTAAACATAACAATCAACAAGTTGGCCCGTATTTTCTGCAAATTGTTTACCTGACTCATATCTCTAGGCTGGCCCGTATTTCTtcctcttttatatatttaacgaCTTGAATTTCTGATATAACAGGGTCGCCTTTGTTTAAGTTTACTTGCATAACACCAGTATTAGTTTAACAAGACCAAAGGAGTTAAGATGTAGAAACAGGTGCAATAATGCTTTGAACGGGTACCCCAATTCGAATATGACAGGTAAtttagatatgtattttgtGCTGAATCCATTCAGGTAATTCAGACATGATCTTTTAGGACTGCTACAGAACTTTGCGCGAGAAGACTGTTTAATGGATAGactaattttcttattatattatttaatactccatccgtttcaaaataatacatgttttagaatgtttacattttttaataaaacatattaaaatttagtaataaatgcatagttttctgtaattttatatttctcatattttaaaactaataagaatttACAAAATGCgtttaatgtttttgaatttcgcaatttttcattattagttgacaaaaattgcATTGAGaatatagaagaaaatatatctttttgaaacaaaaaaaaatctctagaatatgcatctttttgaaacagaaGAACTATCGCTTCCGGGATTACAATCTCGGCAGTGAATCATGTTCATTGATAAGCCCCTTGCACATAGGATACAAAGACAGTGTTAGTACAAGTCTTCACATATAAGGAATCAGAAACGTAGTTTAAGTGTATGATGATCTTGACTGTCCTTGTATTCCCACGTccataattagaaaaaaaatataagataagaGTACTAGTTTCCTTATCCCTAATTGGTAAGCACATTTAACTTAAACACTTGATCACCGTACTTCCAACTATCTGCGACACTAATATAACTAATACTAACCAGGGTAATCTAGCTTCGGTTCTTTTTTTCCTTACTTCATCAGTAAGAAAACAATATATCATTATaatcacttttttttaatttacaaatttcaGTTCTGTTTGTGTAGAAACACAGAGAAGGCAAgaacttaaaatttaaagaaaatgtttacatatatataaaatagttcgAGTATGATACTCTGATTTCCCTCGTTTTCAAggacattttttttctaattctaGCAGCTTCTTCTGAATCTGGAGTCAGAAGTCGCTGTGTACTCTGTCACAAGCTTTGAGAATGAAGATGACTTGTCTTCAAGCAGTTTCGCTGGTGAATCATGTTCTTTAATAAGCCCTGCAATTAGGACAGAGAAAAGGTTAATACAAAGTCTTCATTCAAAACAATGAACTGATGAAGCATAGTATAAATAAGTGAATTATGATCATATGAAGCTTAGGACCTTGGTCTAGGAGCAGGACCATATCGCTGTCTATAACGGATGATATCCTGTGCGCGATTGTTATCACTGTACAATCCGAAAAGTGTTGCCTCAGCGTCTCCTGGATCAAATTATCAGTGGCAGTGTCTACAGAAGCAGTGGCTTCATCAAGAACCAATACTTTGCTTCTCTTGAGCAAGACTCTTCCCAAGCACACCAGCTGTCTCTGACCAACACTCCAGTTTTGTCCATTCTCACTAACTGATATATATAAGAAGAGATTCCTTTCATTAGATGATGTGTTTTAAGAGATTCTTATGACTCTTGTACTAACCAGGGGAATCTAGCTTTAGGTCTTTCTTCCTTACTTCATCCCCAAGCTGGCACTTGTCAAGTGCctaaaacaagaaacaaaataaaagtgtGAGAAGCTTTCTTTTGCTATCTGCAAGAACACCAAAAAGGAAAGAAGAGTCTGCGAACCTCCCAGATTTGGTCATCAGTGTGTTCCTCAAGAGGGTCCAAGTTACTACGAACCGTGCCTTCAAACATGGTTGGATCTTGAGGTATGATACTCAGTCTGGAACGCAAGTCGTGCAACCCAATGGTCAAGATGTTAACTCCATCGATTCTGATCTCTCCAGCTGTTGGTTCCACAATCCTGAAAAGGGTTTGAATCAGAGTGGACTTGCCACATCCTGTTCTCCCAACAATACCCGTTTTCAAGCCTCCAGGAAAAGTGCACGTCAATCCACGCAACACCATAGGCAAATGTGCACCATATCTTACCTGCGTGATGATCATACTTTAGTCACAAGAGCTTCCCAAGTCACGAAGAACAGAGTTTTTCAGTTACCTGTAGATTACAAATAGTAATCTCTCCACAAGAGGGCCACGATTTTTCAGGACGAGTTGATTCAATCACAAGAGGCGGTTCGCTGGGGATGTCTATGTACTGAAGCATTCTCTCCACAGATATCATCTTGTTCTCAAGGTCGCATAGCGTCCATATTAGCGTCGCTTGCAGACTATTCAGACTGAGTGCATATGTAACGGCCAATCCTGCAAAGCCTTTAAGAACACAGAAGAAGATTTAGTTGTGAGAAtggattacaaagaaaaaactgaTAAAGAGGGAGGTAACTTTTTTACTTGGGTTGATGACTCCTTGAGGGATAGAAACTAAGATAACAAGAGAAAGCGCAAACGCAGCAGTAGACAAGAGATCAAGGCGGAAGCAGAGCCACTCCATTGCAGAAATGGCGTGGAACCTTAGCCGAGAATAGCAATCGTTGAGTCTCATGATGTCGCTTCGGAATCTCGGTTCCTGATCAAAGCTCCTGATGGTTGTTATCCCCGAAAGCGTTTCTGAAAAATGCTGTACCAAAGGCGACCTGCTTATTCCAGATAGTCTTGCCAGTTCCCGAGCTGCAGATATGTAATATTGctgcatacatatatataaatgctAATTAATAACAAAGTATGAAGCTAAGCTTTGATCATCTAAGTTTTGTGAGTATTAGGAAGAAGAATACCCGATACCAGGTGCATGCAGCGATGACAGGGATGAAGACAATAAGGACCTGCCAAGCAACCTGTCCCATCACTCCGATAATCCCCAAAATGTTTATAGCCGTAACAAGAAGATTCGAGAATTGACTTGGTAATCTCAAATCCACTGCACTTTGGTCTGTTGAAGCCTAACAAGTGTGAAACAACCACAGTGATCAGAAAAAGGAGTTCGTATCATTCATTACAACATTGAGGAAGTACTTACTCTATTCAGTATTCTCCCGATTGGTGTTGCATCAAAGAAGGACATGGAGGCACGGAAAACGCGGAGATGCATCTGGTTGAAGAGCTCAGTAGCTATCTTGAAACCAGTCATCGCAGCCAGCATTGCTCTGACGAGTATGCACAAGGAGCTCGCAGTGGCTAAAACCACGTAGACTATGATCAAGGTAGAGCCACTCACCGGAGGTTTCACGTCCTGAGAGACAGGAGTCACCCATGCCATCCAGTAGTTGCTACCGATGTTCAGAATCTGAAAGAGAGACTGTACGACGAATATGATAGGCACAAGTGCTCCTCCGTAAGCCAGTGACATGTACTTTTGGTATACACTGAACCCAACTTTGCCTTTctccctctcttcttcttgaacTAGCTGTCCTTTCGGGGTAGCCAAATCTTCCTCTTGTCTATTCTCTTCATCGTTGGACACTTTCTTCTCTTGGCTTGTAGTTGTTGATTGTGCTGTAGCAGCAGATCCTTTCTCAAATGAATCAACTGCTGCCAAGGCATCGGTGTGGGCTCCTACAAGTTCCATAAAATCAGTTCCTGAGTCAAGAAGTTCGTTGTACTTTCCTGCTTGCGTGATCGTCCCATCTTTCATGACCTACCAAAATGATTTATATCCAATACCATTAATGTCATTTCATAATAATGCATTGTAAAGATGGTAAAGCGAACAAGTCCCAAACCAGAATAAGATCAGCTTCAGGCAAGAATTCAAGTTGATGAGTAACATATATGACTGTCTTGTTCCTCAGAATCCCCAGCAGTACTTCCTGTTACAGAGACAGATCAGATCACACAATCTAATAGTAGATGATAAGAAGAAACTACTGTTACTGCATCTCCAATCCTATTCTATTTTTCacttaaaatagagtttagaataaaaatacttaaatagtactctattttctactttaTAGTAGAGTAAAAATGGATTTACTAAGTTTTTCGCTTTATTTTCcctctaaaatagaatattattgGAGTATATCacaactctattatagagttagaGCAAAAATTAGTGTGAACCATCGAGATGGTCTTATACCTTGAAGAGATGTGATCCAGTATGAGCATCTACTGCACTAAAAGGATCATCAAACAGATAAATATCCGCATCTTGGTACAAAGCACGAGCAATCTGAATCCGCTGCTTCTGTCCACCACTTAGATTAATACCTCTTTCCCCAATCACCGTCTGATCACGGAACGGAAGCACCTCCAAGTCCTTATTCAAAGAACACGCCTCAACCACCCTCTCGTACCATTCTCTTTCCATCGGCTTACCGAACAGAATGTTCTCTTCCACCTTCCCACTCTGTATCCAAGGCGACTGCGCGATGTAAGCCTTCCTCCCACAAACCTTGAGGCTTCCAGATACTTTGGGAACTTCACCGAGTATTGACGAGAGCAAGCTCGACTTCCCCGAACCAACGGTCCCACACACAGCGACGTTCATCCCTTGTCTGATCTTGAAAGTTATGTCTCTCAGCGTTGGGACGGGAGAAGATACGTCCCAGGAGAAAGCACCATCACTGGCTTCCACATCCGTTTTTGAACAACTTCCACTAGAGAGTCTCTCCACAACGTCTTGCTGCAGATCATCAAGACAGAGAAAGCTAGCAATCCTGTCTAGGGACACCTTTGTCTGAACGATCATCGATATCGTGTCGGGGAGTTTGTAGATCGGAGTTTGAAGAATGCGGAACGTTGCGAGCGCGGCTAGTATCTTCCCCGATTCGAGTGGGATCTTGAAAAGCATACAAGCGCCAAAAGCTGTTGCGGAGACGAAAGACGGTGCGGCCCACAGAACAGAGCTGATAGCCGCGGAGTTGTACACGAACTTCTTGAGCCAGCTCGCTTCGACGCGTCTGAGGTCAAGAATCTTGGAAAGAAACTTCATCTCCCATCCTTGAAGCTTAAGTATCCTCATGTTCAGTAAAACTTCAGATGTTTTCTTCATCCTCTCGTCTTTAGACTCCATCAAGTTCCCTTGGAACTTCTCTTCAAGCTTGGCCAAGGGGATGTTTCCGAGCATAACTAAGAAGGTCGCAGCGAAAGCTACGATCGAGCCTAGACCAAGGCTTCTGTACAAGATCAGTAAAGCTAAGTTGATTTGTAAGACGAGTATCCATGGATCATGCATGTACCAACTAAAAGCACTGATCCTCTCTGCATCGACCGTCATGAGGTTTATGATCTCGCCGCTGGTGTGTCCCTGGTTGGAGTGACAAGGAAGGGTCAAGCCCTTTTCGTAGATCATCGAGACCAGGACCGATCTCATTCCGATCCCAGCTTTCTGCAGCCTGAAGTACCAGTTCCTCCTCGCTTGGCACTCCACGAGCTTAGCAGCGAAGAAAGTGGTTACTAGAACAAACCCTTCGTTTGAGTAGTGTCTGTTACCATTCAGGTACTGAACGAAAGATTCCATGAGGTATGGCGCGACGTAGCATGAGATAGTGTAGAGGAAAGCGAAGAGAGTCGACAAGAGGATATCTCGCCGCGCCGAGAAGAAGAGCGCCTTGATAAGCTTGAACGTGGTGATACGTCTTTGGCCATCGTCCCAGTCGAGCTTACTCCTGAATGTACAAAACAGTTTCTCAGCTCTGTCGCTGCCGTCGACTTGAGGGACATCCTCGCTGTCTATGATTTTCTGGTTTCCCAAGGCGATCAGAGAGCCCATCCAAGAGAAACTCACGTGGCTTAGAAACCCAGCGTTAGAGAAAGGTGTAAcaacctcatcatcatcatcctcttcaGCTCCATTCAAGAGAGGTTCTTCGAGTAGGTTGATCCTttcatcatcttctccttgcttcttcttctgcaaaCATGAATAGCAGAGAAACAACCCCACGGTAACGGCAACTGCATGATATATTAGAAGGTGAAGAGACTCCAGTTCTTGCTTCTTGTATAAGACAATGTCTACAGAAAGACGGCAGCAAGAAACCATGAGATAGAAAACCCACCAGAGTCTAAGCAGAAGAGGAATCTTCTTTTGACCCTGAACATCGGTTGATGATGATAACAGGTAGAAAGAGATTGCAACCCATGAAAGGGATTCAAACAGAAGATCTAAGAGAATCATCAGCTTGCTGCGATCCTCCCAACCGTTTGCATGCAGGTGGAAGCAACTTGACAGCAACAACACGGAACTCAAGGCAGAGAAAGCGACACAACATACAACGACCAGTTTGCTGTACGTTAAAGACGTTTTCTTATACCTCTCATTATTTTCAGAAGCCACCTCTTTTTTGTAATAAACCCAGGATCCAAACATACCTAACAACAGAAGCAAATTAAAGAAAATGGACAACATTGGAAAGTAGATGGACTCGAGGAGGAGAAAATCAACAGAAATGTCCATCGTGTAACTCTGTTTCATTAGGGAAACAGAGATGAGAAAATGTTTAAGTCTCTCACGATgaacaactatatatatataaggcaAATCCgtcaataaatatattaacacgAAGACAATTCATTTCAGTCAATAATAAATTATAGTTCTTGACGCCACAACCACATTTTAAAATGCTTAAACTCTCCTTCGCAGAAACTCTCGTGCATTTTCCATGAACAAAAAGCACAATCTTCTGAAACTTACTCCAAGACAAACCAAGAAGACCAAGACGTCTGCGTTCATGGATATATATCGATTCCTACCTAAATCTCCACTATAAAGTAGGAGGACATGTCGCTATAGTTTGCGTACCACATACGCTAAAACAAGTGTCAACAACAGAAACAGATGACACTTACAGAAGAAGAATATGTATGTTGTTATTGATTTGTAGCACTAGCAAAGCATTCCTAGTGTTCTTGAATGGTGTCTTGTTTTGTCATCTCCTAAACAGCTGTAGCAAGCAAagtatgacaaaaaaaatgataaacttTCGGTTTATTCCCAAAACACACTTACATATACTAAACATATTCTTAAAAGAGTCTCTGCTAATCAGAAACGAACCACAGGAAACTCAAACAAACGTTTAGAGTTTCCGAGTTTTAGTTCCAAATCCCATCTTAATCAGACAAATAGTATCTTATACAGAGAGACAAATGATCTGATTAGGGAAGcaataaaaaacaacaaaacacatTCAAATTACATAATCCGACCACTCGGATATATGCGAAGTTTGGTCCATAGTCAGACCAGGATCCTTGTCATGCCTCTTGGGATTATCTTTCCCACCAAGCAACCTCGCCGGATTCCCCACAGCCGTCGTCCGCGGCGGCACATCCTTCAAAACCACCGACCCAGCACCGATCTTCGCCCCTTCACCAATCGTGATATTCCCGAGAATACACGTCCCAGCTCCGATCAACACCCCGTCTCCGATCTTCGGGTGCCTATCCCCGCCCTGCTTCCCCGTCCCTCCCAGCGTCACGTTATGCAGAATCGACACATTATCCCCCACCACCGCCGTCTCCCCGATCACGATCGCGGTGGCGTGATCGAGGAGAACACCCGTCCCGATCTTGGCCCCGGGGTGGAAGTCCACCGCGAAGGCTTCCGAGACTCTGTTCTGGATCAGCAAAGCTAACACCTTTCGGTTCTGGGTCCAAAGCTCGTGGGCTATTCTATGGGCCTGGCAGGCCAGGAAGCCTTTGAAGTGGAGGAAACAGTGGAGGTAGCTGACGCAGGCCGGGTCACGCTCTTTAACGGCTAAGAGGTCTCGCTTGACGGACTCGACGATCTCCGGGTGCTGCTCGAGGACGCCGCTGAAGAGATCGAAGAGCGTGTTGCTCGGGAGGTTCAGGTTGCTGAGCTTGACGGAGAGCGTGTTGGCTAGAGCTGCCTCGAGGGACCGCTGGGAGACGATCGAGGCGTGGTAGTAGCCGG is part of the Raphanus sativus cultivar WK10039 chromosome 5, ASM80110v3, whole genome shotgun sequence genome and harbors:
- the LOC108861934 gene encoding serine acetyltransferase 3, mitochondrial; the encoded protein is MFPVTSRRHFTSSLYILRSSSPHNHVLYSSSSFLPSFISSSSPTKHNNNKQSPPMAACIDTCRTGKPQISRDSNRSLDDESGLRYSNYFRSSGYQSINATTQTKTLHTRPLVEDLDLHPNDDVWAKIRQEAKSDIEREPIVSGYYHASIVSQRSLEAALANTLSVKLSNLNLPSNTLFDLFSGVLEQHPEIVESVKRDLLAVKERDPACVSYLHCFLHFKGFLACQAHRIAHELWTQNRKVLALLIQNRVSEAFAVDFHPGAKIGTGVLLDHATAIVIGETAVVGDNVSILHNVTLGGTGKQGGDRHPKIGDGVLIGAGTCILGNITIGEGAKIGAGSVVLKDVPPRTTAVGNPARLLGGKDNPKRHDKDPGLTMDQTSHISEWSDYVI
- the LOC108861933 gene encoding ABC transporter C family member 7 isoform X2 — its product is MFRVKRRFLFCLDSVAVTVGLFLCYSCLQKKKQGEDDERINLLEEPLLNGAEEDDDDEVVTPFSNAGFLSHVSFSWMGSLIALGNQKIIDSEDVPQVDGSDRAEKLFCTFRSKLDWDDGQRRITTFKLIKALFFSARRDILLSTLFAFLYTISCYVAPYLMESFVQYLNGNRHYSNEGFVLVTTFFAAKLVECQARRNWYFRLQKAGIGMRSVLVSMIYEKGLTLPCHSNQGHTSGEIINLMTVDAERISAFSWYMHDPWILVLQINLALLILYRSLGLGSIVAFAATFLVMLGNIPLAKLEEKFQGNLMESKDERMKKTSEVLLNMRILKLQGWEMKFLSKILDLRRVEASWLKKFVYNSAAISSVLWAAPSFVSATAFGACMLFKIPLESGKILAALATFRILQTPIYKLPDTISMIVQTKVSLDRIASFLCLDDLQQDVVERLSSGSCSKTDVEASDGAFSWDVSSPVPTLRDITFKIRQGMNVAVCGTVGSGKSSLLSSILGEVPKVSGSLKVCGRKAYIAQSPWIQSGKVEENILFGKPMEREWYERVVEACSLNKDLEVLPFRDQTVIGERGINLSGGQKQRIQIARALYQDADIYLFDDPFSAVDAHTGSHLFKEVLLGILRNKTVIYVTHQLEFLPEADLILVMKDGTITQAGKYNELLDSGTDFMELVGAHTDALAAVDSFEKGSAATAQSTTTSQEKKVSNDEENRQEEDLATPKGQLVQEEEREKGKVGFSVYQKYMSLAYGGALVPIIFVVQSLFQILNIGSNYWMAWVTPVSQDVKPPVSGSTLIIVYVVLATASSLCILVRAMLAAMTGFKIATELFNQMHLRVFRASMSFFDATPIGRILNRASTDQSAVDLRLPSQFSNLLVTAINILGIIGVMGQVAWQVLIVFIPVIAACTWYRQYYISAARELARLSGISRSPLVQHFSETLSGITTIRSFDQEPRFRSDIMRLNDCYSRLRFHAISAMEWLCFRLDLLSTAAFALSLVILVSIPQGVINPSFAGLAVTYALSLNSLQATLIWTLCDLENKMISVERMLQYIDIPSEPPLVIESTRPEKSWPSCGEITICNLQVRYGAHLPMVLRGLTCTFPGGLKTGIVGRTGCGKSTLIQTLFRIVEPTAGEIRIDGVNILTIGLHDLRSRLSIIPQDPTMFEGTVRSNLDPLEEHTDDQIWEALDKCQLGDEVRKKDLKLDSPVSENGQNWSVGQRQLVCLGRVLLKRSKVLVLDEATASVDTATDNLIQETLRQHFSDCTVITIAHRISSVIDSDMVLLLDQGLIKEHDSPAKLLEDKSSSFSKLVTEYTATSDSRFRRSC
- the LOC108861933 gene encoding ABC transporter C family member 7 isoform X3, whose protein sequence is MGSLIALGNQKIIDSEDVPQVDGSDRAEKLFCTFRSKLDWDDGQRRITTFKLIKALFFSARRDILLSTLFAFLYTISCYVAPYLMESFVQYLNGNRHYSNEGFVLVTTFFAAKLVECQARRNWYFRLQKAGIGMRSVLVSMIYEKGLTLPCHSNQGHTSGEIINLMTVDAERISAFSWYMHDPWILVLQINLALLILYRSLGLGSIVAFAATFLVMLGNIPLAKLEEKFQGNLMESKDERMKKTSEVLLNMRILKLQGWEMKFLSKILDLRRVEASWLKKFVYNSAAISSVLWAAPSFVSATAFGACMLFKIPLESGKILAALATFRILQTPIYKLPDTISMIVQTKVSLDRIASFLCLDDLQQDVVERLSSGSCSKTDVEASDGAFSWDVSSPVPTLRDITFKIRQGMNVAVCGTVGSGKSSLLSSILGEVPKVSGSLKVCGRKAYIAQSPWIQSGKVEENILFGKPMEREWYERVVEACSLNKDLEVLPFRDQTVIGERGINLSGGQKQRIQIARALYQDADIYLFDDPFSAVDAHTGSHLFKEVLLGILRNKTVIYVTHQLEFLPEADLILVMKDGTITQAGKYNELLDSGTDFMELVGAHTDALAAVDSFEKGSAATAQSTTTSQEKKVSNDEENRQEEDLATPKGQLVQEEEREKGKVGFSVYQKYMSLAYGGALVPIIFVVQSLFQILNIGSNYWMAWVTPVSQDVKPPVSGSTLIIVYVVLATASSLCILVRAMLAAMTGFKIATELFNQMHLRVFRASMSFFDATPIGRILNRASTDQSAVDLRLPSQFSNLLVTAINILGIIGVMGQVAWQVLIVFIPVIAACTWYRQYYISAARELARLSGISRSPLVQHFSETLSGITTIRSFDQEPRFRSDIMRLNDCYSRLRFHAISAMEWLCFRLDLLSTAAFALSLVILVSIPQGVINPSFAGLAVTYALSLNSLQATLIWTLCDLENKMISVERMLQYIDIPSEPPLVIESTRPEKSWPSCGEITICNLQVRYGAHLPMVLRGLTCTFPGGLKTGIVGRTGCGKSTLIQTLFRIVEPTAGEIRIDGVNILTIGLHDLRSRLSIIPQDPTMFEGTVRSNLDPLEEHTDDQIWEALDKCQLGDEVRKKDLKLDSPVSENGQNWSVGQRQLVCLGRVLLKRSKVLVLDEATASVDTATDNLIQETLRQHFSDCTVITIAHRISSVIDSDMVLLLDQGLIKEHDSPAKLLEDKSSSFSKLVTEYTATSDSRFRRSC
- the LOC108861933 gene encoding ABC transporter C family member 7 isoform X1, which encodes MKQSYTMDISVDFLLLESIYFPMLSIFFNLLLLLGMFGSWVYYKKEVASENNERYKKTSLTYSKLVVVCCVAFSALSSVLLLSSCFHLHANGWEDRSKLMILLDLLFESLSWVAISFYLLSSSTDVQGQKKIPLLLRLWWVFYLMVSCCRLSVDIVLYKKQELESLHLLIYHAVAVTVGLFLCYSCLQKKKQGEDDERINLLEEPLLNGAEEDDDDEVVTPFSNAGFLSHVSFSWMGSLIALGNQKIIDSEDVPQVDGSDRAEKLFCTFRSKLDWDDGQRRITTFKLIKALFFSARRDILLSTLFAFLYTISCYVAPYLMESFVQYLNGNRHYSNEGFVLVTTFFAAKLVECQARRNWYFRLQKAGIGMRSVLVSMIYEKGLTLPCHSNQGHTSGEIINLMTVDAERISAFSWYMHDPWILVLQINLALLILYRSLGLGSIVAFAATFLVMLGNIPLAKLEEKFQGNLMESKDERMKKTSEVLLNMRILKLQGWEMKFLSKILDLRRVEASWLKKFVYNSAAISSVLWAAPSFVSATAFGACMLFKIPLESGKILAALATFRILQTPIYKLPDTISMIVQTKVSLDRIASFLCLDDLQQDVVERLSSGSCSKTDVEASDGAFSWDVSSPVPTLRDITFKIRQGMNVAVCGTVGSGKSSLLSSILGEVPKVSGSLKVCGRKAYIAQSPWIQSGKVEENILFGKPMEREWYERVVEACSLNKDLEVLPFRDQTVIGERGINLSGGQKQRIQIARALYQDADIYLFDDPFSAVDAHTGSHLFKEVLLGILRNKTVIYVTHQLEFLPEADLILVMKDGTITQAGKYNELLDSGTDFMELVGAHTDALAAVDSFEKGSAATAQSTTTSQEKKVSNDEENRQEEDLATPKGQLVQEEEREKGKVGFSVYQKYMSLAYGGALVPIIFVVQSLFQILNIGSNYWMAWVTPVSQDVKPPVSGSTLIIVYVVLATASSLCILVRAMLAAMTGFKIATELFNQMHLRVFRASMSFFDATPIGRILNRASTDQSAVDLRLPSQFSNLLVTAINILGIIGVMGQVAWQVLIVFIPVIAACTWYRQYYISAARELARLSGISRSPLVQHFSETLSGITTIRSFDQEPRFRSDIMRLNDCYSRLRFHAISAMEWLCFRLDLLSTAAFALSLVILVSIPQGVINPSFAGLAVTYALSLNSLQATLIWTLCDLENKMISVERMLQYIDIPSEPPLVIESTRPEKSWPSCGEITICNLQVRYGAHLPMVLRGLTCTFPGGLKTGIVGRTGCGKSTLIQTLFRIVEPTAGEIRIDGVNILTIGLHDLRSRLSIIPQDPTMFEGTVRSNLDPLEEHTDDQIWEALDKCQLGDEVRKKDLKLDSPVSENGQNWSVGQRQLVCLGRVLLKRSKVLVLDEATASVDTATDNLIQETLRQHFSDCTVITIAHRISSVIDSDMVLLLDQGLIKEHDSPAKLLEDKSSSFSKLVTEYTATSDSRFRRSC